Proteins from a genomic interval of Sulfurospirillum oryzae:
- the alaS gene encoding alanine--tRNA ligase produces the protein MDVRAEFLKFFEQKGHKIIESSPLVPDDATLLFTNAGMVPFKSVFTGEVPRPNPPRATTCQTCIRAGGKHNDLDNVGYTARHHTFFEMLGNFSFGDYFKEDAISHAWEFVTEVLKLPKEKLWVTVHESDDEAEAIWKKHIDASRIMRFGDKDNFWQMGDTGPCGPCSEIFIDQGAENFNTPEDYMGGDGDRFLEIWNLVFMQYERDKAGVLHPLPKPSIDTGMGLERVTAVKEGVFSNYDSSLFIPLTDKVAELCGKPYAYKTGASYRVIADHIRAVSFLVAQGTTFGRVGRGYVLRRILRRAVRHGYLLGLRAPFMYKLLDTLCELMGKQYPYLVAKKDVIAEQIRNEEESFFATIASGLELFEKELPNTKTMFSGEVAFKLYDTYGFPLDLTADMLREKGLSVNEAEFEALMAEQKARSKASWKGSGDKATQGEFKPLLEKFGLNTFVGYTQKEAKTKVLALLDENFKEVQSLEENGWVMFEKTPFYAMSGGQSGDEGVIEGYGKVLDTKKFFDLNLSLVELEKPLHVNDEVSLSVDLSRLEIEKHHSATHLLHSALRKVLGEHVSQAGSLVEKDRLRFDFSHPKALSSDEITKIEAFVNSVIASGVAGQTKLMNVEEAKNSGAMALFGEKYGSEVRVVSFGDASVELCGGTHVSNTANIGSFFIQKESGVSAGVRRIEAICGSAALSYAQSLRSDLEAIKESVKHKEPLIGINRLKEEIKTLKTEVESLNSHAGKSVESLHVNGVELIVDVLGAGDIKARIDDLKNEKESVAVLLLQVKDDKVLIAAGVKNATIKAGAWIKEIAPIVGGGGGGRDDFAQAGGKDASKIEEAKAAALAYAKAVLQG, from the coding sequence ATGGATGTTAGAGCCGAGTTTTTAAAGTTTTTTGAACAAAAAGGTCACAAGATTATCGAGAGTTCTCCCCTTGTGCCAGATGACGCGACGCTTCTGTTTACCAATGCAGGCATGGTTCCTTTTAAGAGTGTTTTTACAGGCGAAGTACCTCGTCCAAACCCTCCACGTGCGACAACGTGTCAAACGTGTATCAGAGCGGGTGGTAAACACAATGACCTTGATAATGTCGGCTACACAGCACGCCATCATACTTTTTTTGAAATGCTTGGAAACTTCTCTTTTGGTGATTATTTTAAAGAAGATGCCATCTCACATGCGTGGGAATTTGTCACAGAAGTGCTAAAACTGCCTAAAGAAAAACTTTGGGTGACCGTTCATGAGAGCGATGATGAGGCAGAAGCGATTTGGAAAAAACACATTGATGCGAGTCGCATTATGCGTTTTGGCGACAAAGACAACTTTTGGCAAATGGGCGACACAGGCCCTTGTGGACCGTGCAGTGAAATCTTCATCGATCAAGGGGCTGAGAATTTTAATACACCAGAAGACTACATGGGAGGAGACGGCGATCGCTTCTTAGAGATCTGGAATCTTGTTTTCATGCAGTACGAAAGAGATAAAGCGGGTGTACTTCATCCACTTCCAAAACCTTCCATCGACACAGGAATGGGCTTGGAGCGTGTGACTGCGGTCAAAGAGGGCGTGTTTAGCAACTATGATTCTTCACTGTTTATTCCTTTAACCGACAAAGTAGCAGAGCTTTGCGGAAAGCCTTATGCTTATAAAACGGGTGCAAGTTACCGTGTTATTGCAGACCACATCCGTGCTGTTTCCTTTCTTGTGGCACAAGGCACAACCTTTGGTCGTGTAGGTCGTGGTTATGTTTTAAGACGCATTCTAAGACGTGCGGTACGACACGGTTACCTTTTGGGACTCCGCGCTCCATTTATGTACAAACTTTTAGACACCTTGTGTGAGCTTATGGGTAAACAATACCCTTATCTTGTAGCGAAAAAAGATGTGATTGCTGAACAGATCAGAAATGAAGAAGAGAGCTTTTTTGCGACCATCGCTTCAGGACTTGAACTGTTTGAAAAAGAGTTACCAAACACCAAAACAATGTTTAGCGGTGAAGTAGCATTTAAACTTTACGATACCTACGGTTTTCCTCTTGATCTTACTGCTGATATGCTGAGAGAAAAAGGTTTAAGCGTTAACGAAGCCGAGTTTGAAGCTTTGATGGCAGAACAAAAAGCACGTTCAAAAGCTTCATGGAAAGGCAGTGGAGACAAAGCAACTCAAGGTGAGTTTAAACCACTTCTTGAAAAATTTGGTCTTAACACCTTTGTGGGTTACACTCAAAAAGAAGCGAAAACAAAAGTGTTAGCACTTTTAGATGAGAACTTCAAAGAGGTTCAAAGTTTAGAAGAAAACGGTTGGGTGATGTTTGAGAAAACACCATTTTACGCGATGAGCGGTGGACAAAGCGGCGATGAGGGTGTCATAGAGGGTTATGGAAAAGTACTTGATACGAAGAAATTTTTTGACCTCAATCTTTCACTCGTAGAGCTTGAAAAGCCTTTACATGTCAACGATGAGGTAAGCCTTAGTGTGGATCTCTCTCGCTTGGAGATTGAAAAACATCACAGTGCAACACACCTCCTTCACAGCGCGCTTCGTAAAGTCTTGGGCGAGCACGTTTCTCAAGCGGGTAGTTTGGTTGAAAAAGATCGTTTACGTTTTGACTTCTCGCATCCAAAAGCGCTCAGTTCTGATGAGATCACGAAAATTGAAGCGTTTGTGAACAGCGTCATTGCGAGTGGTGTTGCGGGGCAGACAAAATTGATGAATGTTGAAGAAGCCAAAAACAGTGGTGCAATGGCACTCTTTGGTGAAAAATACGGCTCGGAAGTGCGTGTTGTGAGCTTTGGCGATGCAAGTGTTGAGCTCTGCGGTGGAACACACGTCAGCAATACCGCCAACATTGGCAGCTTCTTTATCCAAAAAGAGAGTGGGGTTAGTGCGGGAGTTCGTCGTATTGAAGCGATTTGCGGAAGTGCGGCACTTTCTTACGCACAAAGTTTAAGAAGCGATCTTGAAGCGATTAAAGAGAGTGTTAAACACAAAGAGCCACTCATCGGTATCAACCGTCTTAAAGAAGAGATCAAAACCCTTAAGACCGAAGTCGAGTCTTTAAATTCGCACGCTGGAAAGTCAGTGGAATCTTTACATGTAAACGGTGTTGAACTCATTGTTGACGTGTTGGGTGCAGGTGATATTAAGGCGCGTATTGATGATCTTAAAAATGAAAAAGAGTCCGTTGCTGTGCTTTTACTTCAAGTCAAAGATGACAAAGTGTTAATCGCAGCGGGTGTTAAAAATGCAACCATTAAAGCAGGTGCTTGGATCAAAGAGATCGCACCTATCGTTGGTGGTGGTGGCGGCGGTCGAGATGACTTTGCCCAAGCCGGAGGAAAAGATGCTTCAAAAATAGAAGAGGCAAAAGCTGCGGCACTTGCGTATGCAAAAGCGGTTCTTCAAGGTTAA
- a CDS encoding exo-beta-1,3-glucanase, with translation MNHTFKMILFYIAMFVSLGLFWFWMALPSSSLITLDPNVKLQCLSYAPFGKDESPMNIAKGFRPSAEQMDKDLAHLATMTSCIRSYSSVGLEELPEIARKHGLKLWLGAWVSSDAALTKKEIDTTIRLAKENKDIIETVVVGNEALLRNDVSASQLVAYIHEVKQALPDMVITYADVWEFWNKHPEIAPVVDRVTIHILPYWEDKPISVDKALLHVRNIRDLMKQKIPDKEIVIGETGWPSEGRMREGAYPSAVNQAIFTRGFVKMAEEGGWKYNFIEAFDQPWKRMSEGAVGGFWGLFDADRADKHILHGFVSNFPNALWLFIASSLLSLVGLIWLWGVPTCSCKKAPYWFATLFGGSVALTWQANAYWIVSRNNLEYAWAILCLTIAFISWLKLVRFLIDEEIEMRGSMARFMSVITLSEPKSETFWEDVLHLLSVSVVLVMALSLAFAGRYLNFEVGTLGIIATVYAVIYFSTERQELNGLMEKVSGLTLFICALAVLLHESARNDFALNWVVLVLVFGSTLWLSSAKLCGIFKTLLILVIAAVVFVAMKEGVFVNESWIEVCAADPLLPVCQFRALLGKVVYLNYVGLSGIVVAIFSVLSGSYVLGMIAIIMGLFCLLTFNGFLGAIIVVLGWWIVGYRLNDKCTL, from the coding sequence ATGAACCATACGTTTAAAATGATCCTTTTTTATATTGCGATGTTTGTGTCGCTTGGACTTTTTTGGTTTTGGATGGCTTTGCCTTCTTCTAGCCTTATTACGTTAGATCCAAACGTTAAACTGCAATGCCTCTCTTACGCGCCGTTTGGTAAAGATGAGTCGCCGATGAACATTGCCAAAGGGTTTCGTCCTTCAGCGGAGCAAATGGATAAAGACTTAGCGCATTTGGCGACGATGACGAGTTGTATTCGCTCTTATTCAAGCGTTGGGCTGGAAGAGTTACCTGAGATTGCTCGTAAACATGGGCTGAAGTTGTGGCTTGGTGCTTGGGTGAGCAGTGATGCGGCTTTGACTAAAAAAGAGATCGACACGACGATTCGTCTGGCTAAAGAGAACAAAGACATCATCGAAACCGTTGTGGTGGGAAATGAAGCCCTTTTGCGTAACGATGTGAGCGCTTCTCAACTGGTCGCTTACATTCACGAGGTGAAACAAGCACTTCCCGATATGGTCATCACCTACGCAGATGTGTGGGAGTTTTGGAACAAGCATCCTGAGATCGCTCCTGTAGTGGATCGCGTCACCATTCACATCTTGCCGTACTGGGAAGACAAGCCCATCAGTGTGGACAAAGCGCTTTTACATGTAAGGAATATTCGCGACCTGATGAAGCAAAAAATTCCTGACAAAGAGATCGTCATTGGTGAGACAGGATGGCCGAGCGAAGGGCGTATGCGAGAAGGTGCGTACCCAAGTGCAGTCAATCAAGCCATTTTCACGCGCGGTTTTGTCAAAATGGCAGAAGAGGGTGGATGGAAGTACAATTTTATCGAAGCGTTTGACCAGCCGTGGAAACGCATGAGCGAAGGTGCTGTGGGCGGTTTTTGGGGACTGTTTGATGCGGATAGGGCTGATAAGCACATCCTGCATGGGTTTGTCTCTAACTTCCCCAATGCCCTATGGCTTTTTATCGCCAGCTCTCTGCTGAGTTTGGTTGGGCTCATTTGGCTTTGGGGTGTGCCAACATGTTCGTGTAAAAAAGCGCCGTATTGGTTTGCAACGCTCTTTGGTGGCTCGGTGGCACTCACGTGGCAAGCCAATGCTTACTGGATCGTCTCTCGGAACAATTTAGAGTACGCTTGGGCGATTTTATGCCTTACCATCGCGTTTATTTCATGGCTTAAATTGGTTCGTTTTCTCATCGACGAAGAGATAGAGATGCGTGGTTCTATGGCGCGATTTATGAGTGTTATAACGCTGAGTGAACCTAAAAGTGAAACGTTTTGGGAAGATGTGTTGCATCTTCTGAGTGTGAGCGTGGTGCTTGTTATGGCACTTTCTTTAGCGTTTGCTGGAAGGTACCTTAACTTTGAGGTTGGAACGCTGGGTATCATTGCAACTGTCTATGCGGTCATCTATTTTTCCACAGAGCGTCAAGAACTCAATGGTTTGATGGAAAAAGTGAGTGGTTTGACGCTTTTCATTTGTGCTTTAGCCGTTTTACTGCATGAGAGTGCGCGCAATGACTTTGCGCTGAATTGGGTTGTTTTAGTGCTGGTTTTTGGCTCAACGTTGTGGCTTTCTTCTGCTAAACTGTGCGGAATTTTTAAAACACTTCTTATCCTTGTTATCGCGGCAGTTGTCTTTGTGGCGATGAAAGAGGGTGTCTTTGTGAATGAGTCGTGGATAGAGGTGTGTGCTGCTGATCCTCTGCTTCCAGTATGTCAATTTAGAGCACTTCTCGGTAAAGTGGTTTATCTCAATTACGTAGGGCTTTCGGGCATTGTGGTTGCCATCTTTAGTGTGCTTAGTGGAAGCTATGTGCTCGGTATGATCGCCATCATCATGGGGCTTTTTTGTCTTTTAACATTCAATGGCTTTTTGGGTGCGATTATTGTAGTACTTGGTTGGTGGATTGTTGGGTATCGTTTAAACGATAAATGCACATTATAA
- a CDS encoding polysaccharide deacetylase family protein, with amino-acid sequence MRFITWFLLFSIFCYANGPEKIATFDRALWPYPIHSKSAFDDASRHEIISYVRQINSINLSDITSITEFTSIKNINFASVSKWLTFTQNNLVNNFKQAQKSCNDKQELCQNVSNWHDLSTLSAEYKSNQMLFPWYAASQTFFSYYLYEQVRLAALFPRITSEIDTLDEREVQGFDYSDGQFLLTFDDGPKYSQTPLVADKLHKLNINGMFFVLGENLESALKTHGTNNLKQLYEGMCVGSHGYMHKPHLKLENWTEFYDKTRSMITDNQLQGTSKNHIWFRPPYGQRQQELVNRLWNLGDKVMLWNIDSQDWNQKLTTKQVQDRTITLMLLHRKGIILFHDIHPKALKVIEELDIFHRNQITSWVNCKEIGQ; translated from the coding sequence ATGCGATTTATTACCTGGTTTTTATTATTTTCTATTTTTTGCTATGCCAATGGCCCAGAAAAAATAGCAACATTTGATAGAGCCCTGTGGCCTTATCCTATTCATTCAAAAAGCGCGTTTGACGATGCGTCACGGCATGAAATTATCAGCTATGTTCGCCAAATAAATAGTATCAATCTTTCTGATATAACCTCGATTACAGAATTTACCTCCATCAAAAACATCAATTTTGCTTCTGTATCGAAATGGCTTACATTTACCCAAAATAACTTAGTCAATAATTTCAAACAAGCTCAAAAAAGTTGCAACGATAAACAAGAACTTTGTCAAAATGTCAGCAATTGGCACGACTTATCCACTCTATCTGCAGAATACAAGTCAAATCAAATGCTTTTTCCTTGGTATGCAGCTTCTCAAACTTTTTTTTCGTATTACCTCTATGAGCAGGTGCGTTTAGCTGCACTCTTTCCTAGAATTACCTCTGAGATTGACACGCTTGATGAGCGAGAAGTACAGGGATTTGACTATTCGGACGGTCAATTCCTCCTAACCTTCGATGATGGTCCGAAATATTCACAAACACCGTTGGTAGCCGATAAATTACACAAACTCAATATCAATGGAATGTTTTTTGTATTGGGCGAAAATTTAGAAAGCGCATTAAAAACACATGGAACAAATAATCTTAAACAGTTGTACGAAGGAATGTGTGTCGGCTCCCACGGCTATATGCACAAACCTCATCTGAAGCTCGAAAATTGGACTGAATTCTATGACAAAACACGCAGTATGATTACTGACAATCAGTTACAAGGCACATCCAAAAATCATATCTGGTTTAGACCGCCCTATGGTCAACGCCAGCAAGAACTGGTCAACAGACTTTGGAATCTAGGGGATAAGGTTATGCTGTGGAATATTGATTCGCAAGACTGGAACCAAAAGTTAACGACGAAACAAGTGCAAGATAGGACTATAACTCTTATGCTTTTACATCGCAAAGGGATTATATTATTTCATGACATTCATCCCAAAGCGCTAAAGGTGATAGAAGAGTTAGATATATTTCATCGCAATCAAATCACGTCGTGGGTAAACTGTAAAGAAATAGGACAATGA
- a CDS encoding tetratricopeptide repeat protein gives MIKFSSLVLLCSLLSTTMIAGEIQLLSAVKKDTPITNAEVIFQKTGETSIKITSDEQGKLFYEGFGGIDSEETMMIIKKPGFSTLVAKCPCNGLTYALSPNMQNLDGIRVVLTWGKNPPDLDSHLAYPGNNIYFDSKVGVQANLDVDNMTGFGPETITINQKQAGKKYLYAVHNYYSGISPDSNTLGNSGATVNVYIGQTLVRTYHATPQSVGNIWLVFGIDENGAFQDINSYTGTTKNSEGVISMMREMVGSEAFHVVSNVDSSQAKALNLQGEQQYHQGHIEDAMYLFQEAVNLASNYGQAYSNLGLTYQKLGREAEALWANRKAIELASGSTKNTVQASSFYNIAKIYENRSQWQDALNNYQKALSKKEHSAYRQGIERMQAKLQ, from the coding sequence GTGATTAAATTTTCTTCTCTTGTTTTATTATGTTCCTTGCTGAGTACAACTATGATAGCAGGTGAAATACAACTTTTATCTGCAGTAAAAAAAGATACTCCTATCACGAATGCGGAAGTTATTTTTCAAAAAACAGGAGAGACATCTATTAAGATTACTTCTGATGAGCAAGGGAAGCTTTTTTATGAAGGTTTTGGGGGTATTGATTCGGAAGAGACAATGATGATTATTAAAAAGCCAGGTTTTTCCACGTTGGTTGCAAAATGTCCTTGTAATGGGCTAACGTATGCATTGAGCCCCAATATGCAAAATCTGGATGGAATTCGTGTTGTTTTGACGTGGGGGAAAAATCCGCCTGATTTAGATTCACATTTGGCATATCCTGGAAATAACATCTATTTTGATTCTAAAGTAGGAGTACAAGCTAATCTAGACGTTGATAATATGACCGGATTCGGACCTGAAACGATTACTATTAATCAAAAACAAGCCGGTAAAAAATATCTCTATGCCGTGCATAATTATTACAGTGGCATTAGTCCTGACTCTAATACGTTGGGTAACTCAGGTGCAACGGTCAATGTCTACATCGGTCAAACTTTGGTTCGTACCTATCATGCAACGCCACAGAGTGTAGGCAATATCTGGCTCGTGTTTGGTATTGATGAGAATGGAGCATTTCAAGATATTAACAGCTATACAGGTACTACAAAGAATTCAGAAGGTGTCATCAGTATGATGCGTGAAATGGTTGGATCAGAGGCTTTTCATGTCGTAAGCAATGTTGATTCATCTCAGGCAAAAGCATTAAATCTTCAAGGTGAGCAACAATATCATCAGGGCCACATAGAGGACGCCATGTATTTGTTTCAAGAAGCAGTAAATCTCGCTTCCAATTACGGACAAGCGTATAGCAATCTTGGATTGACTTACCAAAAATTAGGACGCGAGGCAGAAGCATTGTGGGCAAACCGAAAAGCGATTGAACTGGCTAGTGGAAGCACTAAAAATACCGTACAGGCAAGTTCATTTTACAATATTGCCAAAATTTACGAAAACCGCTCCCAATGGCAAGATGCATTAAATAATTACCAAAAGGCACTTTCTAAAAAAGAGCATTCAGCTTATCGTCAAGGGATTGAAAGAATGCAGGCAAAATTGCAATAA